One Microcebus murinus isolate Inina chromosome 22, M.murinus_Inina_mat1.0, whole genome shotgun sequence DNA segment encodes these proteins:
- the CLTCL1 gene encoding LOW QUALITY PROTEIN: clathrin heavy chain 2 (The sequence of the model RefSeq protein was modified relative to this genomic sequence to represent the inferred CDS: inserted 3 bases in 3 codons; substituted 1 base at 1 genomic stop codon), whose amino-acid sequence MLGNQVFTHYDHAHIAQLCEKAGLLQQALEHYTDLHAVKRTLVYTHLLNPEWLVNFFGSLFAEDSVECLHAMLSANIRQNLQLYVQVASKYHEQLGTQSLVQLFESFRSYEGLFYFLGSIVNLSQDPDAHLKYIQAACKTGQIKEVEWICXESGCYNPEHVKNFLKEAKLTDQLPLIIVCDRFDFVRDLALYLYRNSLQKFIEIHVQTVNPSRTPAVVGGLLDVDCSEEVIKNLIMAVRGQFSTDELVAEAEKRNRLSLLLPWLESRTQEGCKDPATRNTLTKICVDSSNSPERSREGTPTVTAAWWPVLGETGPHLACVACEQGQCDLELIKVCNENSLFKXEARHLVHRKDPELWAHVLKETNASRRQLIGQVVQIALSETQDPEEVSVTVKAFMAADLPNELSELLEKIVLDNSVFSKHRDLQNLLVLAAVKASHMRVMEPGHVSRLDNDDAPDIASIAVSSALYEEAFAIVCKFNVNTSASCAALRAPALAFAVLLPSGCEPALPRRLPVLSWTEVQSRLVDLETPIPRGGPHNWEDLVKFLQMARKKGRESHIETQLIFALAKTSRQSELEDRISGPSSAHIQQAGCAPGLHCRSLIQARDARVTQTVMSCVQALTLVPQQLSSDIAQQENDDQEGKTGQGMTLAFSAQAANAELCXRALQLCLDYTPLLVSDLLLVLSPRLDHARTVSFFSKAGQLPLVKPYLQSVQSHNNRSVNEALNXLLREEEDYQGLRASVDAYGNFDSIGLEKPQLMEFRRVSASLYKCSNRWAQSVELCKKDHLYKDTMQHAAESRDAELAEKLLQWFLEEGRRECFAASLFTCHDLLHPDVVLELAWRHNLMDFAMPYFIQVMRKYLRKVDKLNASESLRMQEAHVAEPAPSCLAKS is encoded by the exons ATGCTGGGAAATCAGGTGTTCACTCACTACGATCACGCCCACATTGCCCAGCTGTGTGAGAAGGCCGGCCTGCTGCAGCAAGCACTGGAGCACTACACTGACCTCCACGCCGTCAAGAGGACCCTTGTGTACACACACCTCCTCAATCCTGAG TGGCTTGTCAATTTCTTTGGCTCCTTATTCGCGGAGGATTCTGTGGAGTGTCTGCATGCCATGCTATCTGCTAACATCAGACAGAACCTGCAGCTGTATGTGCAGGTGGCCTCTAAGTACCACGAGCAGCTGGGCACACAGTCCCTGGTGCAGCTCTTTGAATCCTTCAGGAGTTACGAAG GCCTCTTCTACTTCCTGGGCTCGATCGTCAACCTCAGCCAAGATCCAGACGCGCATTTGAAATACATCCAGGCCGCCTGTAAGACGGGGCAGATCAAGGAGGTGGAATGGATATGCTGAGAGAGTGGCTGCTACAACCCGGAGCATGTGAAGAACTTCCTGAAG GAGGCCAAGCTCACAGACCAGCTTCCCCTCATCATCGTGTGTGATCGATTTGACTTTGTCCGCGACCTCGCCTTGTATTTGTACCGCAACAGTCTGCAGAAGTTCATCGAGATTCATGTGCAGACG GTCAACCCTAGCCGGACACCAGCTGTGGTTGGAGGGCTGCTTGATGTGGATTGTTCTGAGGAAGTGATTAAAAACTTAATCATGGCAGTGAGAGGACAGTTCTCTACTGATGAGCTGGTGGCcgaagcagaaaaaagaaatag GCTCAGTTTGCTGCTTCCCTGGCTGGAGTCTCGGACTCAGGAGGGCTGCAAAGACCCTGCCACTCGCAACACACTCACAAAGATCTGCGTCGACAGCAGTAACAGCCCTGAGCGCTCCCGAGAGGGGACGCCTACTGTGACAGCCGCGTGGTGGCCGGTCCTGGGAGAAACGGGACCACATCTGGCCTGTGTCGCCTGTGAGCAGGGCCAGTGTGACCTTGAGCTCATCAAG GTTTGCAATGAGAATTCTCTGTTCA GCGAGGCCCGCCACCTGGTGCACAGGAAGGATCCGGAGCTCTGGGCTCATGTCCTCAAGGAGACCAACGCATCCAGGAGACAGCTGATTGGCCAG GTTGTACAAATAGCTTTGTCAGAAACACAGGATCCTGAAGAGGTCTCAGTCACCGTCAAAGCCTTTATGGCAGCTGACCTGCCTAACGAACTGAGTGAGCTGCTGGAGAAGATTGTTCTGGATAACTCTGTCTTCAGCAAGCACAG GGATCTCCAGAATCTGCTGGTTCTGGCCGCCGTCAAGGCGAGCCACATGCGCGTCATGGAGCCTGGACACGTCAGCCGCCTGGACAACGACGACGCCCCAGACATCGCGAGCATCGCCGTCAGCAGTGCACTGTACGAGGAGGCCTTTGCCATCGTCTGCAAGTTCAATGTGAACACCTCCGCA TCCTGCGCAGCCCTGCGGGCTCCAGCCCTGGCCTTTGCTGTGCTGCTCCCGTCTGGCTGTGAGCCTGCCCTTCCCCGAAGGCTCCCTGTGCTCTCCTGGACCGAG GTGCAGTCTCGACTTGTGGACCTGGAGACTCCCATCCCCAGGGGTGGCCCAC ACAATTGGGAGGATCTAGTTAAATTCCTGCAGATGGCCAGGAAAAAGGGCCGTGAGTCCCATATAGAGACGCAACTTATCTTTGCCTTAGCTAAAACGAGCCGTCAGTCTGAGCTAGAAGACCGTATCAGTGGGCCCAGCAGTGCCCACATCCAGCAGGCAGGCTGTGCCCCAGGACTGCACTGCCGCAGTCTGATTCAGGCCAGGGATGCTCGCGTGACACAGACCGTGATG AGCTGTGTGCAGGCCCTGACACTGGTGCCACAGCAGCTATCCAGTGACATTGCCCAGCAAGAGAATGATGACCAGGAGGGAAA AACTGGGCAGGGAATGACCCTCGCCTTCTCCGCTCAGGCTGCCAACGCCGAGCTCT ACAGAGCCCTGCAGCTCTGTCTGGATTACACACCGCTGCTCGTCAGTGACCTGCTGCTGGTGCTGTCGCCCCGGCTGGACCACGCTCGGACAGTCAGTTTCTTTTCAAAG GCAGGCCAGCTGCCCCTGGTGAAGCCTTACCTGCAGTCAGTCCAGAGCCACAACAACAGGAGTGTGAACGAGGCGCTGA AGCtgctgagggaagaggaggatTACCAG GGCTTGAGGGCATCTGTTGATGCCTATGGCAACTTCGACAGCATCGGCCTGGAGAAGCCCCAGCTGATGGAATTCAGGCGTGTCTCGGCCTCTCTGTACAAGTGCAGTAATCGGTGGGCCCAGAGTGTGGAGCTCTGCAAGAAGGATCATCTCTACAAG GACACCATGCAGCACGCCGCAGAGTCGCGGGATGCCGAGCTGGCTGAGAAGTTGCTGCAGTGGTTCCTGGAGGAAGGCAGGCGGGAGTGCTTTGCAGCCTCGCTCTTCACCTGCCACGACCTGCTCCACCCTGACGTAGTTCTCGAACTGGCCTGGAGACACAACCTCATGGACTTCGCCATGCCCTACTTCATCCAGGTGATGAGGAAGTACCTGAGAAAG